The Curtobacterium sp. MCSS17_015 genomic sequence GCACGCTGGCCGTCCTCGCCCTCCGGGACGCCGTACACGAAGCGGTCCGGCGAGATGGTGTCCTGCACGGCGAAGCCCTCACGCAGGAACTCCGGGTTCCACACCAGCGTCGCGCCCGGCACGGCGGCGGACAGGTCGGCGCCGAGGCGGGCGGCCGTGCCGACGGGCACCGTGGACTTGCCGACGACGAACTGGCCGGCCGAGACGTACGGCGTCAGCGACGCCATCGCCGCGTCGACGTACCGGAGGTCGGCGGCGCCGGTCGGCCCCTGCGGGGTCCCGACGGCGAGGAAGTGCACCTGGGCGCCGGCGACCTCGGCCATGTCCGTGGTGAACCGGATGCGGCCCGAGCCGAGCGCCTCGTCGAGGATCTCGGGCAGTCCCGGCTCGAAGAACGGTGCCTCGCCGGCAGCGAGTCGTTCGATCTTGGTCGGGTCGACGTCGACGGCGACGACGTCGTGTCCGAGCTTGGCCATGGAGGCGGCATGCACGGCACCGAGGTAGCCGCAGCCGATGACAGAGATACGCACGCGACGACGCTACCGGTTCCCGGCCCGATCCACATGACGGCGGACCGCGCGCTCCTCGTCGCGGTCGCCGGCACGCGACTACCCGTCGTGCCGGGCAGTGCCCCTCACGATGTCGTCCCAGTCCGGTTCGCGGTGCCGCCGACGGGCCTCGTGCGCCTCGACCAGGTCGTGCAGCACCGCGACGACGAGGTCGGCGTGTGGGACGTCGCTGAGCACGAGGGCGGGGTCGTCCCCTGGGAACACGAGCACGTCACCGGACCGGAACAGGCCCTGGGCACCGCGGCGACGGACGGTCACGTCGTACCCGCGCGAGTGCAGGAGCTCGCGTCGGGTCCGGGTCCCGAGGCCGTGCACGACGACGAGTCGCCGGGTGGTGACGACGTACCGCTGCGACAGCCAGCGCAGGAGGGGGACGACCCCGCCGAGGACGACGAGCGCGACGGCCGCCACCGCGACGACGGCGTTGACCCAGGCCAGTTCGGCACGGAACACGCCGAACCCGAACCCACCCGCGGCGGCGACTAGCACGACGAACACCGCCGGGCGGACGAGCCGTCGGGCGTGCGGCCGGAGCCGTGCCACGACCAGCTCGGGCGGTGGCTCGTCGGTCATGCCGTCATGCATAGCGCAGGTGGGTGACGTCCCCCACCGCGACGCCCCTGGGGACGCCGCTCCGGTCCCGGATCGTGATCCGACCGTCGTCGTCGACACCGGTGGCGTCGGCCTCGACGATCGACCCGTCCGGCAGCTCGAGCCGCACCCGCTGGCCGATCGTTCCGCAGACCGCGCGCACGTGGGAACGGACCGACTCGGCGGCCGCGCCCGGCGTCGCCAGGCCGGCGACCGCCTCCTGGAGGCCCGTCCAGAGGTCCGTCAGGACGGCGTCGGCGAGCGTCGTGGCCGGCTCGGTGGCACCGGCGACGAGCAGCGAGGTCGCGGTCGGGGTGGGCAGCGCGTCCGCGGGGATCGTGAGGTTCACCCCGACGCCGACCACGACCGAGCCGTCGCGCGCGACCTGGCAGAGCACGCCGGAGACCTTGCGGCCGTCGACGAGGACGTCGTTCGGCCACTTCACGAGGACGCGCCGTTCGGTCGGTCGAGGGTCCTCGTGACCGTGACCGTGCCCGTGCCCGTGCCCGGACAGCGCGTTGACGACCGCGTCCCGGACCGCGGCGCCGGCGACGAGGGGCAACCACCCGCGCTCACGCGGCTCGAGGTCGGCACGGACGAGGACGCTGGCGGCCAGGGTCTGTCCCGCCGGGGCCTCCCAGGTGCGGTCCAGGCGCCCCCGCCCCGCGGTCTGGTCGAGCGTGACGACGACGCTGCCGGAACGCAGCCCGGGGGCGGCGACCAGGAGGTCCGCGTTGGTCGAACCGGTGGTCGCGGTCGCCGTGAAGGTGGCGCCGGTGGCCTCGACGGCGGCACGGGCACGGGGGAAGGAGGGCGCGACCGGTGTGGACATGCACGCAAACCTACGGGCCGGAACCGTGGGGGTCCTCCAACGGGCCCGCTCCGGACCGCCGGTAGGGTGAGCGGGTGACCACAGGAGACACCCCCGATCTCTCGACGACCGCCGGCCGTCTCGCCGACCTCCGCGACCGGTACCACGAGGCCGTGACCGCCGCGGGCGAGGCCGCGATCGCGAAGCAGCACGCCAAGGGCAAGATGACCGCCAGGGAGCGCATCGAGCAGCTCCTCGACGAGAACTCCTTCGTGGAGCTCGACGAGTTCGTCCGCCACCGCACCCACGCGTTCGGGATGGAGTCGAAGCGCCCGTACGGCGACGCGGTCGTCACCGGACACGGCACGATCCACGGCCGACAGGTCGCGGTGTACGCGCAGGACTTCACCGTCTTCGGCGGCTCCCTCGGCGAGGTCGCCGGCGAGAAGATCGTCAAGGTGATGGAGCACGCGCTGAAGACGGGTGTGCCGATCATCGGCATCCTCGACTCCGGCGGCGCCCGGATCCAGGAGGGGGTGGTCGCCCTCGGCAAGTACGGTGAGATCTTCCGCCTCAACACCGCTGCCTCCGGCGTCATCCCGCAGATCTCGATCGTGATGGGACCGGCGGCCGGTGGCGCGGTGTACTCCCCCGCCCTCACCGACTTCGTCATCATGGTCGACAAGACCAGCCACATGTTCGTCACCGGTCCGGACGTCATCAAGACGGTCACCGGCGAGGACGTCGGCTTCGAGGAGCTCGGCGGCGCGCACACCCACAACGCGGTCTCGGGCGTCGCGCACTACCTTGCCGAGGACGAGACCGATGCGCTGGACTACGCGCGCTCGCTCATCGGGTTCCTGCCGGACAACAACCTGTCCGACCCGCCGAGCTACGACGTCGCGCCCGAGCTCGAGACGACCGACGCCGACCGCGAGCTCGACGTCGTGATCCCGGACTCGACGAACCAGCCGTACGACGTCACGACGATCATCGAGCACGTCGTGGACGACGGCGAGTTCCTCGAGGTGCAGCCGCTCTTCGCGCCGAACATCATGATCGGCTTCGGCCGCGTCGAGGGCCGTACCGTCGGCATCATCGCGAACCAGCCGCAGGCGATGGCCGGCACGCTGAACATCGACGCCGGTGAGAAGGCCGCGCGCTTCGTCCGGTTCTGCGACGCCTTCGGGATCCCGATCCTGACCCTCGTCGACGTCCCCGGGTACCTGCCGGGCACCGACCAGGAGTGGACCGGCGTCATCCGCCGTGGCGCGAAGCTGCTGTACGCGTACGCCGAGGCCACCGTGCCGCTCGTGACCGTCATCACCCGCAAGGCGTACGGCGGCGCGTACATCGTCATGGGCTCGAAGCAGCTCGGCGCCGACATCAACCTGGCGTGGCCGACCGCCGAGATCGCGGTCATGGGCGGCCAGGGCGCGGTCAACATCCTCTACCGCAGCGAGATCAAGCGTGCGGAGGAGGCCGGCGAGGACGTCGCCGCGGTCCGCACCAAGCTCGCGAACGAGTACACGTACAACGTCGCGTCGCCGTACCTCGCAGCGGAGCGCGGTGAGCTCGACGGCATCATCCAGCCGCACGCGACCCGTGTGTCGGTCATCAAGGCGCTCCGGGCCCTGCGCGGCAAGCGGGCGAGCCTGCCGCCGAAGAAGCACGGGAACATCCCGCTGTGAGCCCGCGTCACGCTGCCGCCGTCCCGGCCGACGAACCCACGTCGGTCGCGGACGTCCGCGTCGTCGGGGGCGACCCGACGCCCGAGGAACTCGCCGCCGTCATCGCGGTCCTGCAGCGGCAGGCCGACGAGGCCGCGGCCGCCGGCCGGGCCCGTGCGGAGGACTCGCCGAGGTCGGGCTGGGACGCTTCCGCCCGGGGCATGCGTCGACCGCTGCACCAGGGCACCTGGAGTCGGTCGCTGCGCTGACCAGCGTGTACCCCGAGGATCTTCCACTGACAGCTGTCGTCCAGGCTGTCGCCGGGGTCCGCTGAGACGCACCACTCGGCCCGGACCGACGCACCGTTCCGTCTCCCCTCGGTCGGGGGGGCGTCCCGCCTGCAGATCGCCGCAGATCGGCGGGATTGTCCCCCGAAATGATGACTGACACCCCGCGGTGCTGCGGGCATCATTGTCTGTGTTCGGTGTTCTTCGTTGAAGTGCATCGGCGGTCGGTGGCCGACTAGGGTACGAAGCCACCACCGTGACGAGTCAGGGCGGTATTCGGGTTGTCGCTCTGCCTCGGGTCGTGAACGGGCCGGTCGGTAGCTCCGACCGGCCCGTTCCCGTTTCCGGCGTGCGCTGTGTCAGTTTCCCGGCGTGCGCTGCGTCAGCTTCCCGGCGTGCGCTGCGTCAGCTTCCCGGCGTGCGCTGTGTCAGCTTCCCGGCGTGCGCTGCGTCAGCGCTGCGGGCCAGCCGGTGCGGTCGACTCCGCCGACCGGGCGATCTCGAGCCACAGCGCCACCGAGTCGTCCTCGTCGCCGTCCTCGTCGTCGTCGGCCGCGCCGAGGGCCGCCGATTCGCTCTCCGCGGCGTCGAGCCGGAGCCCGACGACGGTGACGGCCGCGTCGGCGCCGTCCGGCACGGTGCGGACGATGACGCTGTCCGCCTGGGCTTCGAACGCGCGCCGGAGCGCGTCGGCGAGTTCGCCGTGCACGCGCTGCTGCTCACGGACGTCGAGGTCGTCCAGCCCCCCGTCGTCGTGCAGCTGCACCACGGCGCCACGACGACGCAGGCGCATCACCTCGGTCCGCACGTCGTCCGACAGCAGCGACCGGCCACGGATCTCGTCGCGGATCGCCTGCTCGAGGTGCAGGCTCTCCGCGCGCTCGTCGGTGTCGAGGTCTCCGCAGGTGTCGATGATGCGCTGCAGCATCGGCAGCGCCATCCGCGTGGTCTGCCCGAGGCGGACCTGCCGCTCCGACACGTGGGCGTCCTGGGCCGCCTGCCAGTCGACGGTCTCCTGCTCGGCGCGGACGAAGTCACGGGTGATCCGGTTCGCGTGGTTCATCGCGATCGAGAACCCGGTCGCCACCGACAGCCAGATGACGCTGCCGAGCGCGCCGAGCTCGCCGAGCGCCCCGAGCCCGGCCCAGGCGACGGAGTGCACCGTGCAGAAGAGCACGCCGGCCCAGGCGAACGGGCCGCGCTGCCGGACGGCGAGCACGACCATGAGCGTCCCGACGGCCGCGATCCACCACGTGGAGTAGGTCGGCGCGACGCTGAGGTCGACGACCGGCGCGCAGACGATCGGCATCACGAACGCGGTGGCGAGTGCGAAGCACGCCACCCAGACCGGCAGCGCGGGCCCGCGCACGAACAGCGCCAGCGCCGTCGCCGCCGCGTAGAGGACCATGCACGACACCACGCGCGCGGCGTCCGCCGGCGCCGCGGGCAGCGTGGACGCGGCGAGCACCAGGTGCACGAGGGAGAACAGCGCGGCCAGACCGGTCGCGCTCCCGCGGGTCCCGGGGGCCCTCATGCGACGTCTCCCGTCGCGGGCTCCGTGCGGGGCGCCGGCCACCGGAGCACGACCCGCGTGCCGGAGCCCGGTGCCGTCAGCACCTCGGCCGCGCCGGCCGCAGCGGCCATGCGCTCGACGATCGACCGTCGGACCCCCAGTCGCTCCGCTGGCACGGCGTCCCGGTCGAACCCCGCGCCGTCGTCGGCGACCTCCACGCGGACGGACGCGTCGTCGGCGTCGATCGTCACCCACCGCGACACGTCGTTCCCCGCGTGCTGGACGCTGTTCACCGCGGCCTGCAGTGCCGCGGACGCGAGCGCGTCGGCGGCGGAGGCCGGGACGGCCGGGCCGTCGGTCGGCGCCGTGCGCACCTCGACGGGGGCGGCGAGCGCTGAGACCGAGGCGGTGATGCGCTCACGGAGCGCGTGGAACGGCACGACCGGGTCCTCGCCGGGGCCGTCCGCCGCCGCCGCCGCGAGGTGGTCGATCGCGTTGCGTGCCATCCGCGCCGCGAGGGTCTTCGCCTCGAGGGTGTCCGCCCGCGCCGCGGACAGCAGGGTCGTCAGCACGCTGTCGTGCACGATCGCGTCGACCTGGACGCGCTCGACCTCGGTCGCGTGCTCACGGATCGCCCGCGAGTAGCGCCGCACCGCGGTCGCCTGTGCCACGTCCACCGCTGCGGCCGCACGGCGGAGCACCACGATGAGCACGAGCGCCGCGATGCCGAGGACGGCGGTGTACACGCCGTCGAGCAACGCCCGCTGCAGACCGACCGCCCCGCCGGCGGGCGAGAGCCGCAGCAGGATGTACACGATCGGCACGAGCGCGTTGTAGACCGCTGCCCGCCAGGTGGCGAAGCTGAGCGACGCGGCGATGGTGCCGACGTTGCAGAGCCACCACGGCCACGGGATGTCCGCGGCGGAGAGCGGCTCGCGGACGGTCAGGGGGAAGGTGACGAGCGCGACGAGGAACAGCACCGCACAGACGATCTGCGCGGGCTGGGCCCAGCGCTGCGCGAACGCCGACGCACCGACGACGAGGAGCGAGAGCCCGACCACGATGGTCGTCGCCGGCGCCCAGAACGGGTCGAGGGACGGCAGCTGCCGGAACAACGACGGGGTGTTCACGGCGCCGAAGCCGATCGCGGCGATCGCCATGAGGATCGTGAACGCCCGGCCCAGCGAGGCCTGCGTGATCGTCGCGCGCACCGACCGCGACGGGTCGGTCATGCCCGAGGGCGACGTGCCCGTCCCCGGGTCGTCCCCCGGTCGCACGCGTTGTCCGACGGCTGCGCCGGACCCCGGGTGCGGCGGACGCCGGGCCGCTCCCGGCCCGGCGTCCGCCGCGGCGTCGGTGGTCACGAGGACCGCCGACCGCGGACGTCGTCAGCGACCATCGCCGTCGGGGTCGATGCCGGAGTCGAGCCCGGGCAGGATCCCGTCCTCCACCGCGCGGCGCAGGAGGTCGACCTTGGTGGGCGCGGGACGACCGACCTCCACGTACTTCACGCGGATGCGGTCGAGGTACTCGCGGGCCGTGGAGTACCCGATCCCGAGCTGCTGGGCCGCCAGCTTGAGCGGCAGACCCGATGCGTACAGGTGCAGGATCTCGCGCTCGCGGCGGCCGAGCTGCGCCTTCGCGAAGTCCCGGTCGGCGTCGATCGCACTCGCCCACTCGAGGTTGTTGAGGACGTCACCGCGGGCCACGGTCGCGACGGCGGCCATCACGGTCTTGGTGGCGGAGGACTTCGGGATGACACCGGCGGCCCCTGCCGCCAGCGCCTCGCGGACGTTCGCCACCCGGTCGGCGATGCTGTGCACGAGGACGGCCGAGCCGGTCCCCTGCACGCCCTTGACGTTCTCGGTCACCGTCGAACCGTCGCCGAGCGACAGGTCGAGGACGACGACGTCGACCTCACGCCCACCGAGCTGCGCGATGTACTCCGGGACGCTCGCGGCGGTGAGGACCACCTCGAACCCCTCGTTCTGACACGCGGCCTGGATCCCCAGTCGGACCGACTCGTGGTCGTCGACGATGGCGACCCGGACCGGCCGGGTCTCGAGACCGGCAGTCCCTGTCGTGCCGGTCGTTGTGCTGGTGGTGTCTCCCACGGTTGCCTCTCGTTCCGACGACGCGCCGGGCCCTGATCCCGGTTGCCGTCAGCAACCAAGGATACCCAGGTCAGCCTCAGCTTCGTACCCCGCAACGGAAGTGCCGGACCCGGTCGGCGTCGACCGCGTCAGGCGACCGGCACCAGACGCGCCACGGCCTCCAGGTGGTGGGTGTGCGGGAAGAGGTCGAACGCGCGGAGGGCCTCCAGGCGGTAGCCGAGGTCCGCGAAGGTGGCGACGTCGCGGGCCAGCGCGACCGGGTCGCACGCCACGTAGACGACCTGGGCCGGCTGCAGCGCCGCGACGGAGACGACGACGTCACGGCCGGCACCGGCGCGGGGCGGGTCGAGGACGACGGTGCCGGCGCGGAAGCGCTCCCGTTCCGGACGGGAGGCGGTGTCCACGGTCCGGGCGAGCCATCGGTCGACGCGACCGGTCTCGGCGCGGGCGCCGATCCACTCGGACAGGTTCTCCTGCGCGTGCTCCGTCGCCCGGGCGGCGCTCTCGACGCTCGTGACGCGGGCGCGGGGACCGCCGACGTCGGCGAGGGCGGCGGCGAGGAGGCCGACCCCGCCGTACAGGTCGAGGTGCTGCCCCTCCGGGTCGAGCCGCTCACGGTCGAGCAGGTCCTGCACGGCGGCGGTGAGCACGGCGGGGGCCTGCCGGTGCACCTGCCAGAACCCGTCGTCGTCAACGGCGAAGGTCCGCTCGCCGACGATCTCGTGCACCACGGTGGGACGCTGCGCGTCGATGACGAGGCGGGCACCCTCGGAGCCGCTCGGGCTCAGGACGTCGACGACCTCCGCGCCGGGCATCGAGCCGCGGGCGATCGGGGCGGACTCCTGGACGGCCGCCGTGGCCAGCGGCAGCGAGGTCACGGGGACGACGGTGTGCGAGCGGGCGGCGAAGGGGCCGGGGGTGCCGTCGGCGTCGACGTGGAGCCGCAGGCGGGTACGCCAGCCGAGGCCGTTCACCTCGTCGTCGCCGGGAGCCGACTCGACGAGCACCGGTGCGCCGAGCATCTCGTCGAGGTCGACACGGCCGAACCGGGAGAACGAGTCGACCAGGACGTCCCGCTTCAAGGTGCGCTGGTGGGCGAGGGCGATGTGCCCGAACTCCGCGCCGCCCGGGCGCACCGCGGGGTCGCGCTCGAGGGCCGCCTCGGGCCAGACGTGGTCGACCCGGTGCTCGCTCGGGTCGAGGACCTGCACGGTGTCGGCGCGCCAGAACGGCTTCTTCCGGTCCTCCGTCACCCGGGCGACGACCCGCTCCCCCGGGACCGCGTCCGAGACGAACACCACGCGCCCCTCGTGCCGTGCCACCGAGATGCCGCCGTGGGCGATCCCGGTGACGTCGAGTTCGAGCAGTGTGCCGACGGATTCACCCATGGTTCGATGTTCCCATGCGTCTGTACCTCGCGAGCACCTCCCCCGCCCGCCGTGCGCTCCTGGCGCAGGCCGGGATCGACCCCGTGCTCGTCTCGCCCGGCGTGGACGAGGACGCCGTCGGGCTCGCCGAGCGGGACCGCCTCGGTCGCGAGCTCACCGGTCCGGAGCTCGTCGCCCTGCTCGCCGTGGCCAAGGCGTCCGCCGTCGCCGACGGTGCGGTGACGACCGCCGGCCCGCTCGACGGCTTCGTCTTCGGCGGCGACTCCGCGTTCGAGGTGGACGGGCAGCTGTACGGCAAGCCGCACGACCCGGCGGTCGCGCGGCGACGGTGGCGGCAGATGCTCGAGGCCGGCGGCGGCACGCTGTGGAGCGGACACTGCGTCATCGACCGACGCGCCGGTGGCGGACCGACCGTGTCGGGGCCGGGAGGCGCGGTGACGTCGGGTGACGGGCCTCCCGTCCGACCGGTGGCCGGGTCCGGCATGTCCGCCGGGTCCGACGCGGTGGCGTCCCTGGGCGCGGTCGCGCCGGGCGGGTCCGCGCTCGTCACCGACGGCGACCGCGTGGTCGCGGTCGACAGCGCCGTCCTCACGTTCGCCGACGACGTCTCCCCGGCCGAGATCGACGCGTACGTCGCCACCGGCGAGCCGCTCGAGGTCGCCGGCGCGTTCACGATCGACGGTCGCGCCGCGGCGTACATCACGCGGATCGACGGAGCCCCCTCCGCCGTCGTCGGCCTGTCGCTCCCGGTCCTCCGTTCGATGCTGCGCACGGGCTTCGGGATCGCCTGGCACGACCTCTGGGCCCTGTAGACATCCACCTGCTCCACGGGGTGTTTCTTGTGGATGCCGCTCAAAACACGACCCCGACACACGAATACGCTGATGTTCCATGCCCCGCATCAGCAAGGTCCTCATCGCGAACCGCGGCGAGATCGCCGTCCGCATCATCCGCGCGGCCCGTGACGCGGGCAAGGCCTCGGTCGCGGTCTACGCCGACCAGGACCGCGACGCCCTGCACGCCCGCCTCGCCGACGAGGCCTACGCGCTGAACGGCACCACGAGCGCCGACACCTACCTGGTGATCGAGAAGATCATCTCGGTCGCTCGCCGGTCCGGCGCCGACGCGGTGCACCCGGGCTACGGCTTCCTCGCCGAGAACGCGGACTTCGCCCGCGCGGTCATCGACGCCGGCCTCGCCTGGATCGGCCCCTCGCCGGAGTCCATCGAGCGCCTCGGCGACAAGGTCTCCGCCCGGCACGTGGCCGAGAAGGTCGGCGCGCCGCTCGCCCCGGGAACGATCGAGCCCGTGCAGGACGTCTCCGAGGTCGTCGCCTTCGCCGACGAGGTCGGGCTGCCCGTCGCGATCAAGGCCGCGTTCGGTGGCGGTGGCCGCGGGCTCAAGGTCGCGCGCACCCGGGACGAGATCGAGTCCCAGTTCGAGTCCGCCACGCGGGAGGCCATCGCCGCCTTCGGTCGTGGCGAGTGCTTCGTCGAGAAGTACCTCGACAAGCCGCGGCACGTCGAGACCCAGTGCCTGGCCGACATGCACGGCAACGTCGTCGTCGTCTCCACCCGCGACTGCTCCCTGCAGCGTCGCCACCAGAAGCTCGTCGAGGAAGCCCCGGCCCCGTACCTCACGGCGGCGCAGACGACCGCCCTGTACGAGTCGTCGAAGGCCATCCTGCGCGAGGTCGGCTACCTCGGTGCCGGCACGTGCGAGTTCCTCATCGGTGCCGACGGCACCGTGTCCTTCCTCGAGGTGAACACCCGGCTGCAGGTCGAGCACTGCGTGTCGGAGGAAGTGACCGGCATCGACCTCGTCCGCGAGCAGTTCCGGCTCGCCGAAGGTGGCGTGCTCGACTACGAGGACCCGACCCCGCGCGGACACTCCTTCGAGTTCCGCATCAACGGCGAGGACCCGGGTCGCAACTTCTTCCCCGCGCCGGGCCCCGTGCACGTGTTCAACGCCCCGTCCGGTCCGGGCGTCCGCGTCGACTCGGGCGTCGTGTCGGGCGACGTCGTCTCCGGATCGTTCGACTCGATGCTCGCGAAGCTCATCGTCACCGGTGCCACCCGTGCCGAGGCGCTCGAGCGCTCCCGCCGCGCCCTCGCCGAGTTCGAGGTCGCCGGGCTCCCCACCGTCATCCCGTTCCACCGCGCGGTCGTCGCGGACCCGGCCTTCGCCACGGACGACACGACGCCGTTCTCCGTGTACACGCAGTGGATCGAGACCGACTTCGCGAACGACATCCCGGCGTGGAGCGGGGAGCCCGAGGCGTTGCCCGTCCCCGCCGAGCGCGACAGCGTCGTGGTCGAGGTGCAGGGCAAGCGCATCGAGGTCACCATGCCCTCGATCGTCGGCGGCGGTGCCGGCGGTGCCCGTCGTCCGTCCGGGCCCTCGGCTCCCCCGAAGCGCCGCTCCTCCGCCGTCAAGGGTGGTCGTGCGGCGTCGGGTTCGTCGGTCGCGTCCCCGATGCAGGCCACCGTCGTGAAGCTCGCGGTCGCGGAAGGCGACACCGTCGTGAAGGGCGACCTGCTCGTCGTCCTCGAGGCGATGAAGATGGAGCAGCCCGTCCAGGCGCACAAGGACGGCGTCGTGACCGGCCTCAACGCCCCCGTCGGCCAGACGGTCTCCTCCGGTCACGTCCTGCTCGAGATCGCGTAGCGTTCCCCGCGCCGCGCTCCCGTGGCGTGGGTCGGACACGAACGACACCTGGACACCAGCGCAGAACCCGCGCGTCGTGCAGGACGAGGCTCCTTCCGTCCGCACCGACACGACGAGGACCCGCTCGAACCACCGGATGCAGTGGTTCGAGCGGGTTCCTGTTCCGCTGTGGCGGGCCGCCCGTGCGCTAGGACACGAGGGGGCGGACCGCCGTCGCCAGGCGGTCGGCCAGCGCAGCAGCCTCGGCGGAGGTGGCCGCCACCGTGTCGATGTAGACCTTCACCTTCGGCTCAGTGCCGCTCGGGCGGACGATGACCCGCGCCCCGCCCTCGAGGTCGAAGCGCAGGATGTCGGACGGCGGGAAGCCCTCGACACCGTCGAGGAAGTCCGTCACCGACGTGATCGCGACCCCACCCAGTTCGGTCGGCGTCGACGAACGCAGCGACGCCATGATCTCGCCGATCCGCGACAGGTCGTCGACCCGCGTCGAGACCTGCCCGGACGAGAACGCCCCGAACCGCTCGGCGAACGCGTCGAGCTGGTCGGCGATGGTCTTGCCGTCGGCGGCGAGTTCAGCCGCGAGGGACAGCAGTTCGAGCGCGGCCGAGATGCCGTCCTTGTCACGGATGACCTGCGGGTCGACGAGGTAGCCGAGCGCTTCCTCGTAGCCGAACAGCAGGTCCGGCACGCGGGAGACCCACTTGAACCCGGTCAGGGTGTCGCGGTACCCGAGGCCGTGCTGCTCCGCGACGCGGGACAGCGCCGGCGAACTGACGATCGACGCGGCGAGCACACCGGTCGTCCCGGCGGCAGCGGCGCGTGTGGCGGCACGCCAGCCGAGCAACCACCCGACCTCGTTGCCGGAGAGTCGACGGTAGGAGCCGGCACCGTCCGGGATCGCGAGTGCCAGCCGGTCGGCGTCCGGGTCGTTCGCGATGACGAGGTCGGCGCCCAGCTCGACCCCGCGAGCGATCGACAGGTCCATCGCCCCCGGCTCCTCCGGGTTCGGGAAGGACACCGTCGGGAAGGCGCCGTCGGGCTCGATCTGCTCGGGCACCACGGCTGGTTCGCGGAAGCCGGCGCGCGCGAAGACGGCGCGTGCGGTCTCCCACCCGACCCCGTGCATGGCCGTGTAGACGACGGACGGCTGCTGGTCGACCGGGAGGCCCGGGGCCGGCACGGTCGCGGCCGTCGCGTCCACGTACGCCTGCACGAGCGAGGCGTCCGCCACGGTGTAGTCCGTGGCCCGTTCGAG encodes the following:
- a CDS encoding biotin carboxylase N-terminal domain-containing protein, whose translation is MPRISKVLIANRGEIAVRIIRAARDAGKASVAVYADQDRDALHARLADEAYALNGTTSADTYLVIEKIISVARRSGADAVHPGYGFLAENADFARAVIDAGLAWIGPSPESIERLGDKVSARHVAEKVGAPLAPGTIEPVQDVSEVVAFADEVGLPVAIKAAFGGGGRGLKVARTRDEIESQFESATREAIAAFGRGECFVEKYLDKPRHVETQCLADMHGNVVVVSTRDCSLQRRHQKLVEEAPAPYLTAAQTTALYESSKAILREVGYLGAGTCEFLIGADGTVSFLEVNTRLQVEHCVSEEVTGIDLVREQFRLAEGGVLDYEDPTPRGHSFEFRINGEDPGRNFFPAPGPVHVFNAPSGPGVRVDSGVVSGDVVSGSFDSMLAKLIVTGATRAEALERSRRALAEFEVAGLPTVIPFHRAVVADPAFATDDTTPFSVYTQWIETDFANDIPAWSGEPEALPVPAERDSVVVEVQGKRIEVTMPSIVGGGAGGARRPSGPSAPPKRRSSAVKGGRAASGSSVASPMQATVVKLAVAEGDTVVKGDLLVVLEAMKMEQPVQAHKDGVVTGLNAPVGQTVSSGHVLLEIA
- a CDS encoding phospho-sugar mutase, with the protein product MSVVDTARVWAAQDPDDETRAELQQLIDAGDTDELAARFAGRLQFGTAGLRAELGAGPLRMNRVVVTQAAAGLARFLIDSGRDRSVVIGYDGRVNSDVFARDSAEVMRGLGLDVTLLPSALPTPLVAFAVRHLDVGAGVMVTASHNPPRDNGYKVYLGGDDQGSQIVPPVDAEIAAAIDVVAAGDIRDLERATDYTVADASLVQAYVDATAATVPAPGLPVDQQPSVVYTAMHGVGWETARAVFARAGFREPAVVPEQIEPDGAFPTVSFPNPEEPGAMDLSIARGVELGADLVIANDPDADRLALAIPDGAGSYRRLSGNEVGWLLGWRAATRAAAAGTTGVLAASIVSSPALSRVAEQHGLGYRDTLTGFKWVSRVPDLLFGYEEALGYLVDPQVIRDKDGISAALELLSLAAELAADGKTIADQLDAFAERFGAFSSGQVSTRVDDLSRIGEIMASLRSSTPTELGGVAITSVTDFLDGVEGFPPSDILRFDLEGGARVIVRPSGTEPKVKVYIDTVAATSAEAAALADRLATAVRPLVS